Proteins encoded within one genomic window of Oncorhynchus nerka isolate Pitt River linkage group LG17, Oner_Uvic_2.0, whole genome shotgun sequence:
- the LOC115144673 gene encoding intestinal mucin-like protein: MTTTSPTTHESVVTGPPITPEHQVSSIPTTTGSPTPPPITCPEWDKVQNETFWLCNCTLARCIENNTIEIIPYECPEPEPITCTNGKKPVLQWDEFYCCQRFVCDCVCEGWGDPHYITFDGLFYSFQGNCTYVLMEEMLPRHHFKIYIDNVNCDPTEDVSCPRSIIVSYRSTVITLKNHNLIGAAQLEALIDGVSLRLPFTRHGVKVMNSGINMVLEIAHLQVVVTFGVTGFSVNLPWQHFGNNTQGHCGTCSNNQADDCMLPGGQLVENCALMADYWPAKDLYQPDCHVPPGIPTNSPLPEPTQKPCKPDSSICDLLKDSIFAACHPFVSPDNFYKGCVYDSCHVSNPAVECTSLQTYAAACAQFGVCIYWRNHTELCASDCPADKVYKPCGPAEQPTCDDNPDESRMNFTTEGCFCPDGMKLYNKDSGICVDKCGCIDPEGVPREFNERFEYKCQDCVCLESTKTVNCKPKVCSKPPVEICTGPGFVYVNQTDPSDPCCSNLACRCDSSTCPPTNMNCPIGFVPVVSVPEGKCCPEHTCEPKRVCLHKGVEYLPNSKVPRSECQECTCTNKVDPKSGLYQIDCGFMQCDEDCEKGYEYQEPDYSSDDCCGKCVQTHCVLQINGTMQLLKHGDTWSAPGDKCQQYSCVKNGDSYLTQSSNIHCPPFQQANCQPGSIQTAANGCCRICVEKDKACKVGSMKSFINHKSCQSVEEVEMPYCEGSCNTFTKYSAMAASLDHSCACCQESRSSNRTVDLRCLNGDVVPYTYLHVEECSCRHSDCNRAIRVPARRTRSNTLV; the protein is encoded by the exons ATGACaaccacatcaccaacaacccATGAATCGGTTGTCACTGGTCCTCCAATAACACCAGAACATCAAGTCAGTTCAATACCAACCACAACTGGGTCACCAACCCCTCCACCAATCACTTGTCCTGAGTGGGACAAAGTG CAAAATGAAACTTTCTGGCTCTGCAACTGCACTTTGGCCAGATGCATTGAAAACAACACCATTGAGATAATTCCGTATGAATGCCCAGAGCCTGAGCCAATCACATGTACCAATGGCAAGAAACCAGTGCTACAATGGGATGAGTTCTACTGCTGCCAACGATTCGTGTGTGACT GCGTCTGTGAGGGTTGGGGAGACCCCCATTACATCACCTTCGACGGGCTCTTCTACAGCTTCCAAGGGAACTGTACCTATGTGCTGATGGAGGAGATGTTGCCGCGTCACCACTTCAAGATCTACATCGACAACGTCAACTGTGATCCCACCGAGGACGTGTCTTGTCCTCGATCCATCATCGTGTCCTACCGCTCAACAGTTATAACACTGAAGAATCACAACCTCATTGGAGCTGCTCAGTTGGAG GCTCTTATTGATGGAGTTTCCCTGAGACTACCCTTCACGCGGCACGGTGTGAAGGTGATGAACTCTGGTATCAACATGGTCTTGGAGATAGCACACCTCCAGGTGGTAGTTACCTTTGGAGTCACTGGCTTCAGCGTCAACCTTCCTTGGCAACACTTTGGCAACAATACACAGGGTCATTGTG GAACATGTAGCAACAACCAGGCTGATGACTGCATGTTGCCTGGAGGTCAGCTGGTGGAGAACTGTGCTCTGATGGCAGACTACTGGCCAGCCAAGGACCTCTACCAACCTGACTGCCATGTGCCACCTGGAATCCCCACCAACTCTCCTCTCCCTGAACCCACACAGAAGCCATGCAAGCCAGACTCCTCTATCTGTGATCTCCTGAAAGACAG CATTTTTGCAGCCTGTCATCCATTTGTCTCACCTGACAACTTCTACAAGGGCTGTGTCTATGACAGCTGTCACGTGTCCAACCCAGCGGTGGAGTGCACCAGTCTGCAGACATACGCTGCTGCCTGTGCCCAGTTCGGAGTATGCATCTACTGGAGAAACCACACCGAGCTCTGTG CCAGCGACTGTCCAGCTGACAAAGTCTACAAGCCCTGCGGTCCTGCAGAACAGCCAACCTGTGATGACAA TCCAGACGAGTCTAGGATGAACTTCACCACAGAAGGCTGCTTCTGTCCTGATGGGATGAAACTCTACAACAAGGACTCAGGGATCTGTGTTGATAAGTGTG GATGCATTGACCCTGAAGGAGTTCCGCGAGAG TTCAACGAGAGGTTTGAGTACAAGTGCCAGGATTGCGTTTGTTTGGAATCCACCAAGACTGTGAACTGTAAACCCAAGGTCTGCTCCAAACCACCAGTAGAGATATGCACTGGACCAGGCTTTGTATATGTCAACCAAACCGATCCATCCGATCCATGCTGCTCCAACCTCGCCTGCC GTTGTGACAGCAGCACTTGCCCACCTACCAACATGAACTGTCCTATTGGGTTCGTGCCAGTGGTTTCAGTCCCTGAGGGGAAATGCTGTCCAGAACACACATGTG AGCCTAAAAGAGTTTGTCTTCACAAAGGCGTTGAATACCTG CCCAATTCTAAAGTACCGAGATCAGAGTGCCAGGAGTGCACCTGCACCAACAAAGTGGACCCCAAGTCTGGTCTTTACCAAATTGACTGTGGATTCATGCAATGTGACGAAGATTGTGAAAAG GGATATGAGTACCAGGAGCCAGACTACTCCTCAGATGACTGCTGTGGTAAATGTGTTCAGACCCACTGTGTCCTCCAGATCAATGGGACCATGCAGTTGTTGAAG catggAGATACATGGTCTGCTCCTGGTGACAAGTGCCAGCAGTACAGCTGTGTGAAAAACGGTGATAGTTATCTGACCCAGAGCTCCAACATCCATTGCCCACCCTTCCAGCAGGCCAACTGCCAGCCT ggttcaattcagaCCGCTGCAAACGGCTGCTGTAGAATTT GTGTGGAGAAGGACAAGGCCTGTAAGGTAGGATCCATGAAGAGTTTCATCAACCacaagagctgccagtctgttgAGGAGGTGGAGATGCCGTACTGTGAGGGATCCTGCAACACCTTCACCAA GTACTCTGCCATGGCTGCGTCTCTGGACCACTCCTGTGCCTGTTGCCAGGAGTCCCGGTCCAGTAACCGCACGGTGGACCTACGGTGTCTGAATGGAGATGTGGTGCCCTACACCTACCTACACGTGGAAGAGTGTAGCTGCAGACACAGCGACTGCAACAGAGCCATTAGGGTGCCTGCCCGCAGGACACGCAGCAACACGCTGGTGTAA
- the LOC135561311 gene encoding probable cyclin-dependent serine/threonine-protein kinase DDB_G0292550, producing the protein MFINNITKTNNNTNINKNNNSTFTTNNYHTKTTNNNDTNTTNNNNSNTYNNNNTTNNNKTNTNNNNNTNTINNHTNNNNSNSTNDNNTNTTNTINNTNTTNNSNSTNNNNNTNTTNTTNNTNTTNNNHTNTNNTNITNNNNSNSTNNNNTNTTNNNTTNNNNSNNHTNTTNNHTNNTNNNNSNSTNDNNTNTTNTINNTNTTNNSNSTNNNNNTNTTNTINNTNTTNNSNSTNNNNNTNTTNTTNNTNTTNNNHTNTNNTNITNNNNSNSTNNNNTNTTNNNTTNNNNSNNHTNTTNNHTNNTNNNNSNSTNDNNTNSTNTINNTNTTNNSNSTNNNNNTNYNQQQPTHTNNHTNSNNNNHNNTTNNNHTNTNNNNNNINTTNNNHTNTNNHTNSTNTNHTNSTNNNHTNSNNNNHNNTTNNNTTNNNNNNNTTNNNHTNTNNHTNSTNNNHTNTTNNYPPDTRANNYSLYSYLTTNNNNTNTTNSHTNNTNNNNSNSTNDNNTNTTNNNNHTNNNNTNTTNTINNTNTTNNNTNNNHTNNNHTNTTRNNHTNTNNNTNTTTNNNTNTTTNNNTITTNNYHSNNNTNTTNYNINHTTTTTNNHTTTNNNTTTNNYHTITTNNNHT; encoded by the exons ATGTTTATCAACAACATCACCAAAACCAACAACAACACTAAcatcaacaaaaacaacaacagcacctTCACCACCAACAACTACCACACCAAAACCACCAACAACAACGACACCAAtacaaccaacaacaacaacagcaatacctacaacaacaacaacaccaccaacaacaacaaaactaataccaacaacaacaacaacaccaataccatcaacaaccacaccaacaacaacaactccaATTCCACCAACGACAACAACACCAATACCACCAACACCATCAACAACACCAATACCACCAACAACTCCAattccaccaacaacaacaacaacaccaataccaccaacaccaccaacaacaccaataccaccaacaacaaccacaccaataCCAACAACACCAatatcaccaacaacaacaactccaattccaccaacaacaacaacaccaataccaccaacaacaacaccactaacaacaacaacagcaacaaccacaccaataccaccaacaaccacaccaacaacaccaacaacaacaactccaATTCCACCAACGACAACAACACCAATACCACCAACACCATCAACAACACCAATACCACCAACAACTCCAattccaccaacaacaacaacaacaccaataccACCAACACCATCAACAACACCAATACCACCAACAACTCCAattccaccaacaacaacaacaacaccaataccaccaacaccaccaacaacaccaataccaccaacaacaaccacaccaataCCAACAACACCAatatcaccaacaacaacaactccaattccaccaacaacaacaacaccaataccaccaacaacaacaccactaacaacaacaacagcaacaaccacaccaataccaccaacaaccacaccaacaacaccaacaacaacaactccaATTCCACCAACGACAACAACACCAATTCCACCAACACCATCAACAACACCAATACCACCAACAACTCCAattccaccaacaacaacaacaacaccaat taCAACCAACAAcaacccacacacaccaacaaccaCACCAattccaacaacaacaaccacaacaataccaccaacaacaaccacaccaataccaacaacaacaacaacaacatcaatacaaccaacaacaaccacacaaaCACCAACAACCACACAAATTCCAccaacaccaaccacaccaattccaccaacaacaaccacaccaattccaacaacaacaaccacaacaataccaccaacaacaacaccaccaacaacaacaacaacaataataccaccaacaacaaccacacaaaCACCAACAACCACACCAATtccaccaacaacaaccacaccaataCCACCAACAACTACCCCCCAGACACCAGAGCCAACAACTACTCCTTGTATTCCTACCT taccaccaacaacaacaacaccaataccaccaacagccacaccaacaacaccaacaacaacaactccaATTCCACCAACGACAACAACACCaataccaccaacaacaacaaccacaccaacaacaacaacaccaataccaccaacaccatcaacaacaccaataccaccaacaacaacaccaacaacaaccacaccaacaacaaccacaccaataCCACCCGAAACAACCACACcaataccaacaacaacaccaacaccaccaccaacaacaacaccaacaccaccaccaacaacaacaccattaCCACCAACAACTACCacagcaacaacaacaccaacaccaccaactacaacatcaaccacaccaccaccaccaccaacaaccacaccaccaccaacaacaacactaccaccaaCAACTACCACACCAttaccaccaacaacaaccacacctaA